In Oryza sativa Japonica Group chromosome 1, ASM3414082v1, the genomic stretch GGACGCTGAAGATCTACATGAACGAAGGTGAGTCGTGGTTCGCCATCGACCTCCACCACCCCTCGACCTTCACCACGCTCGCCATGGATCACAAGCAGAAGCAGTCAGTTATGGATGATCTTGAGAGGTTCATCAAGCGAAAGGAATACTACAAGAAGATTGGCAAAGCATGGAAACGGGGGTACCTTCTGTATGGCCCACCTGGAACTGGCAAGTCCAGCTTGATTGCAGCCATGGCCAATTACCTCAAGTTCGACGTATATGATCTCGAGCTGACTGAGGTCAACTGGAACTCAACCCTTCGACGGTTGCTCATCGGGATGACCAACAGGTCAATCCTAGTTATAGAAGATATCGACTGCACTCTAGAGCTACAACAACGGGAGGAAGGTCAAGAGAGTTCCAAATCCAATCCTTCAGAGGACAAGGTTATAACTTGGAATCATTAGCCTCTcttacatttattttttttggggtcTTTTTACCAACTATGTTGTGTATTTGGGTAATATGTTGGAACAGGTAACACTATCTGGGCTACTCAACTTCGTGGATGGGCTTTGGTCAAcaagtggggaggagagaatAATTGTCTTCACGACAAACTACAAGGAGAGGCTCGACCCTGCGCTTCTGCGTCCTGGCAGGATGGACATGCATGTCCATATGGGTTACTGCTGCCCAGAGTCATTTAGAATTCTGGCCTCTAACTACCACTCCATTGATAACCATGCCACATACCCAGAGATAGAAGAGTTGATCAAGGAGGTCATGGTGACACCAGCAGAGGTAGCTGAGGTGCTCATGAGGAATGATGACACTGATGTTGCCCTTGAAGGCCTTATTCAGTTCCTCAAGAGAAAGAAAGATGTTGGCAAGGAAGGCAAAGCTGAAAATGTGGAGCAGGTGGTGAAGGCAGAAGAAACAGAGAAAGGGATGATGAAGAAAAATGATGTCCCAGAGAATCAAGATCCCCAAGATGCAAGCAAATAATGATGCTTAAACAGTGTGCATAGCATATAATTAGTGCATCAAATTCTGTCAGATGTATCGTTTTGACTACTAGTAAAAGATCATTTTTGGAATAATAATGTACTCTAGGGAAATGAGCTTGTGATACTATTTCTATTATCACAAAATACATAGTAAGGTTTCATATGTAGCAGTTTCAAAGTAAAGTATTATTCAATCTAAACATGCTACAATGTGCAAACCATCACTGTTGCAAAAACCATGACTTTTAGAAGACAAATTGCCTACCAAAATGCTTTCTCATAACAGATCAAGTTTCAGTATCGGTGTTCATCCCATTTTCTTCTCGTAGATCATACTCAACAACTAGACCAAGATTATCAACAAATTTGTGGTACACCTGGCACCCTGCACACTGCATATGCAATGTAACATCAGAAcacaaatttacagtgcatgcCTGGACACAAACGGGCATATCCATGTGGTCTTTTCTCATATTTAACAAAAGCAAGCATGTGAGCAGTGTATAAATAAAATTTGGACTGAATGAAGCTGCAAATAAGTAAACAGACAAAATAACTTACCTGAAGAAATATTGTTCCTCTTTCATAGGCAACCCTATTTATCAACCGCTTGGTCCTTTCTCCACATGCATTGCATGTAAATTGAACAAGTAAGCTTCTTCTTGGAAGATTTAGATCAAAAGTGCTTTCCTGTAACATCAAACAAAATTTTGTCATTTAAGCCATTCCAGCGTAGTGATTAGTAAGAATGCCCGCATTCCATTCATATGGTGAATAATGAACTATCTGAAGAAAGACGCTTGCATGGCATTGAAATGGTAAATTAcacaaaatattattattaactTGAGTTatttattttcagtttttgaaGCTGCCCATGCAGTCAAGTTGCACAGTCCATGGCTGTACAGGACATATCAGGAAAAAAACAAGGTGTTATTTTCCGTATTTTCGCACCATGCAGCATATTGTTTTTGAAGGTCATATGCACAAATCAGTCTCTAAAATGCCCAGAAACACAAATTTAATGAAACATTACCCTTTTAGCAATTAGCATATCTTTATGAACCAAAACATATGTGCATTTAAGAGGTGAACAAAAGAATGCTGGAACACCACACCCTATTCCAAGCTCAAAGTTAAAAATCATAACTTAGTAGTCTACATCAAGACACCAGGTTGAACATCATCCATAATTCacatagggcctgttcactttgatgccattttcaaccttaccaaattttggtaaagttgccaaaaaaaagtggctacatttagtttgctaccaaattttggtaactatataagaaatcttgccaaaattttggcaactataccaaaattttggcaaggtttttttttggcatcaaagtgaacaggcccatagTATATTTGCACGGTGTAATGTGACTATGTCTCCTATATGTAGATATACATGCAGGATGCCATTTCCACTCCATACTAATGTTATATATTTGCATGTCACATATCCTAACAACTTACTACAATTTAAGCAGACATTCATATTGCTGCTGATTGGGTAACGAAATCCGTTATCAGAGAGTTTGTATTACAACTGCTACCAGCCTACCACAACTAACTACTAGAATTTTCATCGATGATTCTGAATAGCGATAGAAAAGCACATAATGTTCACCCTCCAAACCATCATGGTGGTATCGGTTGCTGCCAGCAATGTTGTTCAACAGGCTGTCCCCGATCACCAGCAATGTTGTTCAACAAGCTGTCCCCGATCACCAGGTCATAGCAACCAAATCATCTGATGAATGATTCAATTCTTTCAGCAGTAGGATTTAGAACATCAGTAATGGCATTAGGGAACATGCACAGGGCATTCATACCATTAGGGAACATGTCCCTCAGCACAGAGAAATGGCATGCAACTGTATCAACTTGCAATGAATCCCCAAGAGCTCTGTATCTCTCCATCCTGCTAAATCCCCTATGGTTCCTAGGGCCTCCCAGTAGGAATTCCATCTGATCAGGCTCAAGAGGAGCAAGATTTTTATCTTTACATTCTTATAGGACATACTACTGAATTCACTGGAGGTGGTGCATCAGCATCACCAAAGCTAGCAAGAGCACAACTAATCCGTTCCAAGAAAACACCCAAAGCTAGTTCATCCCTTACAATCGGAACAGATCAGAAAGCACGCAGGGAGTGGAGAAAGTTACCGCCGGCGCAGACCCCGCGTCCGAATCAGCCTCCCCGGAGCACGCAGAGACAGCCAGTATCCTACGGAGACACGAAACCCTCAACCTGCGAGAGGAGAGAACACAAACTCAGACACCAAACGAAGCCGAGCTCGACtcgagagggaggaagaagccagcagcagcggcgcgcACCCGGGAAACTCCGCCGTGCGcctgcgggaggaggaggaagcgagCGAGACGCAGGAaaggggcgcgcggcggcgggagacgcTGGCCGcgaacggcgccgccgccgccgccgccgggcagcCGTACGCCGcagccgtcgtcgccatcgccgggaGGAGGGTTcgcttctcctctcccctcttccgTTGGATGATAGTAAAAGGGTAAAATGGCCGGAAAATAGGAAAGCCCAAAATTAAGTATTTGGGCCGTAGAATTAGGCCCATTATGTGGCCCATGTGCAGAGAGACTAAGCCCATATAggtccatgattttttttttctcgtctcCTCGTTTTTGCTTGCCTTTCGCGACGCCGCGCCATCGCCTTCACTTCTTCCCGCCTCTCGCCTCCAAAAATCCCCTTCGAAACGAGACGCGGGAGCTCGCGATCGCCGGGCGcaaccgaggaggaggaggaagacccTTGCCGTTGTGGCCGCCGGAGCTGGTCGCCGTTGATGCGGCAGGTAAGGATCTGACATGCTCCCGCTGTGCTCCAATCTGCGGCCGGCCTCGTCCGGGGTCGCCAACTGTTCGACGCAATTCCCCACTAGCCGCCATGGCGCCTGCGAATGAGAAGcgacgcgggggggggggggggacaccGCGCGCCAGTTGGTCCGCTGATGGTGCGGTCTGCTGGTGAAATGTAGAGTGCTGATTTATTTGCCTTGAAGGCTTGAACACATGGGGGTTGTAAGCTGTCTGGTTTTCACCTTAGAGCTTTGCTCCTGCTTCGTGAAAGTGCTGAATTTAGATGCGTGCAGCGTGTGTAGTTGTGTTGGACCCATTGTTCTAGCTTTCTAGGTGAAGCGAACAATTTCTTTCTATCTTAAATTAATGATGAACAAGTTACACGGATTAAAGactgcatatatccggttggatgtagaggccaggtaaaatacccttctctaaaaaaaaagttacatggATTAAGGAGAAGAGGGAACTACTCCTATATGAGAATTGAGAACCATGAAGAACTTCTCATCTGTGATCTTTGATAGCTTGCCCTTACTTGACATAATCATTGCAAACTAGCAGGATTCAGTATattcttaaagaaaaaaaaatcaaaccacaAGCATTGTTCTCTGCAAATTTGTACTATGTTGTCCTCATGTCTTGTTTCAGTTGTATACGTGGTGCACAAGACTACATTATTTGGTACAGATGAAATATGGATCAAGAATATTGTGCAAAACAATGTTCATGCATGTCCTTTTATCTTAATGTGTATGAGTTAAATGCTTTAATGTTTGAGTTGTCAACCACTGAAAAGTAATGTACCTTTAATTTTCAGGCCGATACCCTTTAAATTATTAGATGGCTCAGGCTGCAAGACTGAATCTGCGAATGCAGAAAGAGGTTAAGCTTCTTCTAAATGATCCACCTCATGGGGTCTCCCTTAATCTTTCTGGGGATGAAAGTGCCTTGTCATCGTTGTTGAGTTTCGAGGCCAGTACGTTCTTTGTCTTTTCAGTACTAACCCTATGCCCCTAGCAGTATATCATTTTTTTCTACTCAATAATTAAATCTGGCATGCTAACTGTTATTGCCCTTGCTTTGCATTTGGCATCCCTGCTCATTAAATAAAGGAATACAGGGACCTGATGAAACTGTTTATTCAAAAGGAGTTTTTGTTCTGAAGATCCAAATTCCTGAAAGGTATTATAATGGAAACCAACTTGTGTTTCACTTATGATTCATCATGTTCTGAAGGTTTTGCTTTTGCTGCGATGCAGATATCCTTTTCAACCTCCCAATGTGACATTTGTTACTCCTATTTATCATCCCAACATAGACAATGGAGGACGAATTTGCCTTGATATACTAAATTTACCACCAAAGGTAATTGTTAGGAGTTACTTTACAACTAGATGAATTGCTGTGCATGACTTCTGAGGTCTTAAAATTCAACAATTTATACTTCCTCTTAAAATTTCAAACAGTTTGTGTTATATTGAACAAATACTAATGTGCAGGGTGCCTGGCAACCATCGCTCAACATTGCTACTGTTTTGACAAGCATTGGTTTGCTGCTAAGTGACCCAAACCCTGACGATGGGCTGATGGCTGAAATAGTAAGTAGTACATTTTACTGCAAGGAAGTAGCAAGTGCATTTCCATGGGAACAGCAGGAGAATAGTGATACATAATATTAATATGTTAAGTACTTGTCCTTCATCTTAAAGCAGTATTGTTGTTTTCTGTGACAGAGTCGAGAGTACAAATACAACAGACAAGTTTTTGACATAAATGCTCGGTCCTGGACTGAAAAGTATGCTAATCCTTCAGCAATTGGCGCTAGTGGTTGGAGCTCTGTAGATGTTTCAACCCTGGTAAAGAAGCATATCAAATTATGGATTCAATTTTGCTGAGTTGTTGTTCCAATAGTGTGATAGTTTTCTCTTGATGTTTGCTTGAGCTTATTGTGTGTTATCAAATTTTCAGGCACCAAACATACAAGAGGAGAAGCTAAGCCTGGAGCCTTTGCCAAAAGCTTCAAATAAAAATTGTGATGGGAGTAGAAAGAAGATGAGGCTACTTAGTCAAAAGTTATCTCTGAAATCAGTACCTGAAGAGAATACCACCACTGGCAAAAAGGACCTGGTGACAAACCACTTATCATCGACAGCAAGACCCACTGATCCTACTGCATGCTTGTCTGATGTTTCAGGCAAACTGAATGATACCTCAGAAAGCATATCTGTCATCGCAGATAGTGCAGTGACTTCAAAGAAAGAATACCAAGGAACTAGAAGGAACTTGCAGTTACTTGGGCAGGGGCTTCCTGTTACATCAGAAGGTCCTAGCAAGAACAGTAATGGCAGTGTGGAAGATAAGTTACCTAATCATCTTCTAGCATCAGCATCATCGAACACTAAGCATCCTGTCATGGGATCTTCTGATAATGCTTTAGAGAAGAGTAGTGCAAAGCGCATTGGTGAGTCATTAGATAGCTTGTATAAAGCATCAGAAGGCGATGGTACAAATGTGAGGTCACTTGGTCAGAAGTTGTCACTGAAATCGGCAAAGCCTGAAAGCAAGAGCAATGTTCAGAAGGAAAACATGGCTCCAAATCATCTGCCTTCATTGTCAGGCTTCAGTAATCTGGATAAAAGACAATCGCATGTTATTTCAGGGGGAAATTCCATTGGGCATACTAATCTGGTTCAACAAAATTCTAACAACGAAAATGTACTTCCAAGTACCCAGTTGATACCAAGTAAAGAATGCAATCAAGGCCGAAAGAAGCTGCATTTACTAAGTAAGAGGCTGTCATTGAAATCTGAGCTGCCTGCAGACAAGACCATTGAGAAGGAATATATGCAAACAGATTGTTCTCAAAACAACAGGAAGCCCAATGAACTTCCGTTGTCAGCGCCTGTCCTCAAAAATCAGATCTTGGGTACCATTGATCCACAGAAAGATGCCAGGCAAAGCAAGTCTTCCATCCAACAAAACACAACTCCTGTGGAGAGGATTGTTGTTTCAGATAGTGAAGATAGTGCTGATGAATGTGAAAGACCTTCAAGATCAAGGCTCTCATTGATGAGGAGACGATTGGCTGGAAAACCAAGAAGCTAACTTGACCCAAAATCTTCGGCGTTTCATAGGCTACCGTGTAAAGTCATGGAAGATGGCAATGCTTCAGTAAATTCTCTTGACTGTTTATGATCACATATGTGATACGTTCTTATCTTTATGTTGCCCTATCTATGATATGGGTGTTCGGACTTCGGAACATGCTGCGCTAGCATCTAGTAGAATTTTTCATAGAATTCCATGCCTGCCTGCTAGCCCGCTTGTGTTAACTGTCCTTTCTGTATCCTGCTGTAATATCTAAGACTATGCAgctgtcactgacatgtgggtcccactttgCTTCTGCCACGCCTACCTGTCCGTCCGTGCGTGTAAACTTTTTTGGGGTTGTTTTGGGCGGTTACTTAAGTACTAACCTCCCCTATATAACAAGGCAACCTCCTGCGTTCTCTTCACTTCTTCTCAGTTTTTTAACTCTCTCTGAAACGAAACCGGAGTAGCCATGGCCATGGATGCGCTGCATCGCCTGTGCTTGCTCGTGTGCGTTCTGATCGGCGCAGGGTGCTCACAATCACCCAGGCATCAGCGACTCCccgcaacaacaacaacaaccgcTGGAAATGGTAAGGCGTACGTATTGTACATTTGTCTCTCCCACGGTTTCTTGTGATTTCTTTTGCTTCTTGGATGTTCTTCCTGCCATGAGAGACGTACGGTTGCAGTTGTGTCTGATTTTAGATGTTTTCTTTGCAGCACGGAGTTGTGTCTGATTTTAGATGTTTTCTTTGCAGTACAGAGGCGTCCTCCAGGAGTCGCTGGTGCCCTCGGGAGCCCCCTGATTGGGCATGACGGCCGTCTCATCGCTTGCTCTGAGAAGAAGAGCCTTGTCGCCTTCGAGCGAAATGGGTCCATCGCTTGGATGGTTACTCTCGGTCACACCTGTAAAGAGGGCATCAGTCCGGTTGCCGAGAGGGATGAGGTAATCAATTGAGTTTTTTTGTGAAACTGTGATGCATATGATCTGGTAAAGACTTGCAGTGAAATTATGCATGATCCTTTTTGTAGTCTCAATTGTTCAGTAGTTCGATCCTCTCCTTTCTGCCGCTGCGACTCTTCATTTTATGATGGATAAGGTTTTACTGTGCGAAAATGCTTATTTAGATGTATGGATTGCTTTGCTGTTCCATTTGTAAGCCTTGTCAGAACGAGTTGTATCCATTTTGCAGATATATTTGGTGGCAGAAGATAACAAGGTCATAAAGATAACTCCGAAGAAACTACACACTGCTGATCCACCGTCAGAAGTATTTTTCAGTTACAATGCAACACCAGGGAGGTCTGAGGAGATCATCGGTCTATCGATCAGTGGCAGTTCTTCATCTCTTTTTCTTACCATTAGAAACCGTGGCCTTTTCGCTTTCTCGTTGCATGCTGAGCTACAGTGGAGTGCAGGGCCTGTGGCTGATCTCGTCAGCCGTCTGGGCTGCAAAACAAATATCTCAGGCTGCTATTTCAATTCACCTCCAGTTGTTGATCGATGTGAGGGAACTCTTTATGTAAGGCCTCATTTCGCTACTAATTGTTTTCAATATCCGTAGTTTTGTCTTCTCACCTTTTTATCATATCAtttatatcttaatttcctGTTGCAATCCATATGCCTACACAGGTATCAAATACTGAAGGCCAGCTCTACTCCTTGTACATTAAGAGCGGTCAGTACAGATGGATCCAAGACTTGGGCTCACTTGACAAAGTGATGAATATTGTACCAGGAAATAATGGGCTCTTATACATTGTCCTTCCAAGGAAGTCAATTGTAATGGGGCTTGATGTTTTGACAGGAAACATTTCATGGCAGCAGACCATTGGTCCACTGAGTAATGAGAAAATCTTGCCACCTGTTGATTCCAATGGTAAGATTCTTTATTTTGTTTGAAGTTGTGTTTGGTTTTGGACTAATGTGTGTCCTCATCAGTGGTTGCATTCACTTGCACATTCATAGTATCACCAACACCTGTGAGTGTGCTACTTTGTAGTAATATATTTTCATCGTGCTACTTTGTTTGACTACTGTAAGGCTGTAACAGGTTGGATATCAGTTGGCTCACTAGATGGGACCCTGTATTCAATCTCCCCTAATGGTGACATCAGAAGGTTTCCTGAAAGAACAACACCTGGATCAGTGATCCATGCAAGTCCCGTCCTTGACTGCTCAGGGTTTTCAGTATATGTCAGCCAGACCATAATGGAAGCAAAATCAAACCAAACTATTGGTGATTCTACATCTTTATCTGTGATGAAGTCATCGAGCACTTTGCTTACTTTGTTGACACCGGCAAATGGAACAATCCACTGGACTGGAAACTATCCTGGTTTATTCCTATCTTAGAATGAATCAGTCCTTGTATTGTCCAGTGTGATTCATTTTTTACCCCTAAATAATGACTGAAATGACTATCATATGATACATTTCATTTGACTTGCAGGAGAACTATCAGATTTTCTGTCCAGTACTGACCTGAATGATTTTGCACTAGATGAGACCATTGTTCTGAGGTTATTTTCTGCCGCAAGTAAGTATGTTTAGGTCTGGAGTTATTAGCGATTGCTATGCTTACGTTTaccaaataaacaaaataactTGCTACATAGTACAAGCTACGATGTCAACTAATTTACAAAGCCTTTTTCCTCTGAAATTTCTTGATGCAGGAATTGGCAGCACTACGCAGTGCTACACGAGAAGTATGTTTCTTTTCTCAGGTATCTCATtgttttttcaattgaaattgtAGCTATTATACTGAGTGAGACTTCACCTCTTTGTTACACAAGGGCAAAGAATTGCTTGGACTTGCAGAACAGTAAAACCCAACTTTGGCAATGATCAAGGTGaagttttctcattttctttccTTCTGTTATTTAGCTGAGAATGTATCTTACTGACTGAATTTACTTGTGTCCATTAGGCGACCGCAACATCCGTCTTGTTCTCTTCTTCCATTTTATTGTCATAGTGATAGCGATTGTTAACTGCTTTTGCTGCATCTTTTGGAGGAAGAAAAAGCTTCAAAAGAATGGCTTGAAAAAGTTCCTGGAGAAGAGGGTATGTGCATTGGTTTTATTTGTCGCTTTTACACTGTTCAGATTAGTTTTTACTAAACTCCAGATCACCTCTACCTTCTGAATGAATGTAGCACTCTCTTCACACTAAGAGGAAAATCTTAGGCAAGAGGATATCAGAGCTGGAGCAGAAGACTGTCCACGACGCCTCCTCGAATGAAGCTTTGGGACAATTGGGTGAAACTGTAAATGCTAAGGAATGTATCGAGAGGAAACTATGCTCCTCATACAGCCTTGGCAGGGATATGCTAGGCCTGAAGCATGATTCCATCTTGCCTTTGAACAGTACGAAGTACAAGAGCCATTCGTTTCGCAACTCACGGGAAGAGAGCATCACAGTCTTTAACACGTTTAGCGGCACCTCTTCCTCTGAGAATGGAACCAGCAGCTGCTCTGGTGAAAGTGAGAGCTGCAGTGACTGTAGCTACGGAGATGAGATGCTGGGCACAAACTTTCAGTCAGCAGCACAAGAGGCTGGACCTTCCAACTATGCAGATAGAGCAGACCAAGTTTTTCAAGATGAATGTGTATCTGACATCAAATCTACAAATCCACACAAGGAAGAATATCTGATGGAGGCCATGCATGATAAAGCGCCCAGCAAGAGAATGTATCTGAAGAGGAGGCGAACTTTTCCTTCAAGTAAACAGAACATTTAGATATGTCATACGTGGGGAATTCCTTCATCAGGCGTGGAAACGTGACGACGACTTTCGCAGTTTCAGTTTCATCAGAATTAGTTCAAGGATTAGCTTTCCTTCTTAACCCAGATTAAGGATTGGTTTGCCTTCAAGATTTTGATTGTTATGGCCATTGTTAAGATTAGCACTTTGTTATGAAGTTGTCATGCTGTAATCCCTTTAAAAGGAGAGCTTGATTGATGAATGAACAATTCCCTCAACCTCCTGTCCTCCAAGCCACAACATCCACAAATCAGATTCGCAAAATGTTCTTAACGATGCCGTGTGCTGTTTTTATTCTATGGTCCAGATGCACTAGAACATACTGATActgagggggtgtttgggagagagggaccAACAGTTTACAAACTATAAAGCGAACTTCTGCAACATCATCAagtatccttttttttttccttttggctTCTTGAAATTATCCTTTTAAGGCTGCAGGGGATAGTCATTTGTTTTGATGAATACCAGGAATAATAAAATGTTAAACTTCAGCAATGACTTTTACAGTATGGAAACTGGGGCCTCAAAACTATTAATTTAAAAATCAGCTCACATCCTCTCTCCTGATCAAATGTTTTACAGGTCCAATAATTTAAACTTAAATGGGTTAAAAAGCTAGGAAAAAGAACTATGGAGCTTCAGTTTGCTCGGACAAACTGAACTCAAGACTATGGATACATGAATTTCAACTGACTCCAATTAACACAGTTGAATAAGGCTGGAAAAAATTGTATGGACATGCCTATCTGCTGTAAGCAATTTTCTTCTGAGTGTTGTCTCAATGGATCGCTCTCTGCCTTGCAAATCCAGGCTGCAAGAAAGTGAAATGATAAGCGAGTcttcaacaacaacaacaaaaaagagAACACATGAATGTGCCAAAATATGACTAATATGCAAGTTTGCAACGTCGAAGATACCTGAAGAAGCATTGAAGTGCCTTTTGGTGTTTCTGCGGCTACATGGCTCCGGGTCTTCCTTCCATTCACTGCAAGTGTAGAAGGGCTGTTGCCTCCAATGTCCCAGAAGGTACGCTTCTTGGCTGTTGGTACTGGTGACGTAAACCGGTGGCTCGGGCTCCTTAGCTCGCCTGCAGCTGCTGCATCTTTCTGCGCCTTTCGCACGCTTGCTCTGGTGGCAACTCTTCTCTCACATGTTGCTGCTTCAGGAACATTTGAGGTCTTCCTGTTGATCAGATCACGGATGAACTCATCCTTCTGCTTGAGCTGCAGAAGGTGCTCTTTCTTCATCTTCTCGATCTCGGCCTCCATGGCCTTGACTTTCCTCTGCAGATCCCGGACCTGTGCATTCTCTGCTGCAGGTCTTTTGGAATCTGGTGTGTTGAAGCAGTTCCCAGCTAGGATAGAACGCTTCACCTTTCTTTGAGTTGAGCATGGTGTTGATATTTGCGCTGAGGGAGCAGGAGATTGCTGCGGCGAGGCATTGGAAGCAAGTGTCTGAGCCTGAACAGTCAGTAGTTTCTGTTGTTGCCGTGCCAACTGCTGCCTCAGCTCACTGTTCTCCTTCTGCAGCTCCAACACCAGCTTAGCCTGATCAGTCTCAGAATCTGTGACTCTCAAAACCTCCTCATTTGCAGTGGTTAATGCCTGAAAAAGAAACATGAGATTCTTTCAGTTTAGTACTTGTTCTATTTAAGAAGAATGAACAATGGCATCTACTAGTAAAATCATAGTTTCAGACCTTGGTTTTAATCTCCTTGGCACGATCAGCCCAATGAAGCGTGTTCTGTGTCTCCCCGAAGGAAAGATTTGAGGGGCTTATGTTCGCGATCATGACAGTGTTGCAGGAGCCCCCAAGTGAATCCTTCAGGAGTTGTGTCAGCTTGGAATTGCGATATGGTATGTGCTTCTTCCCCTCCACAAGAGCATTGATACAGCTGCTGAGCGCAAGGAGCGAGCGGTTAATGTTTGCGCCTTCAATTGATCTCTGCGTGCGCTGATCAGTTGCTAGAGCTCTTTCTGATCCAGCAAGATCAATGAGAGAGAGCTTTCCAACTCGCGTCACTATGCTACCTCCATCTATGGATCTATATTCGACGATGACCTGCAGATATTCAAAGGTTTTCATCAATCCAATCCAAACCTGTGGGATCATGTTGTTCAGAAAGAATGACCACAACACATATTAGAATGTACCTGCAGGATTGCATGGGAGCGTGATGAGGTCTCATTTACTCGGGTTGGTTCTGTTGTTCTATTCTGGTTACCCTGCTGAAGTAATTTCATTACCTGTGACAATAACCATAAATTACGTAAGATCATTTCCACCATTCAGTACCAAGAACACTGTAAAACTTGTAGTGTCCAAGGAAAAAATTATTACCTCATCCGTGGAGTATGCTCTGTAGTGAGTAAGACCAGCAGCAACAGTTCCCTGAAATGCCAAAATAAATTATTCTGTTAGAATGCTAACTGCAAGAAGCCTACCATTGAGCGTGAATAGAACATGTATTAGGCAATTCTACTCAACATCAAAATAGAATCATTGAACAAGACTTTTTCCATACTAGTTCAATATGTTTAAGATCACTGACCTGCTTATCTTCTCTAAGGAGGAGGGGTCTACCAGGAGAGAGCAAGTCCCTCACTGTCTCATTGTAGACCTCGAGGTAGGACAGCTGAATTGAGTGGTTGCCGTCATGACTCCTCTGCCTCACCTTGGTGAACAAATCCTTGATGGCGAGCACCATTACGCCGGGGCTTTCCATCGTCCCAAGCATTGTGTAGGTCTTCCCAGCACCAGTGGCTCCATAGCAGAACACCGTCCCATTCCTACCTTGCAGAACACCCTCCACAAGATCTGATGTTCTGCAGCATCAAAGAAGATGGATAATTAACTCCATGCTATATATGTACCGGATTTTAGCGATGAATCGCAATCGAACAAGGCTAGTACACTTTCTCATGAAATGTGGCCTAATATCTGACCAACTTTTGTTACCATTGAGCAATTCCATCAGCAGAATTATCACATTAGAGTGTCATGTCAAAATGTTTGTCACATTACAATGTCATATCACAAATAAGCAAATGCTATTACACTTTTTTCATGAAATGTGGGTTAATATCTAATAATCAACTTATGCAATTCCATCA encodes the following:
- the LOC4324211 gene encoding kinesin-like protein KIN-8A; amino-acid sequence: MPVSTRASAAGGQPWSSAAPAPASAPGRGGARREILTNHHHHGLKEKMRALTLFYEQHKQQLASSQGGGARGRRSIQYAVGEVGGDENGRNAEEEDDVGRKRHDAVPAAVLRENMAPPEERAPPPPPAPPPKSSHVVVFSRQADPTEKENVSHGGIATMSCPIKKAAPALPAPAARKLSLGGGMAARLKTAGEAGAGNGDAAGSRIMVFVRLRPMSRKEKDAGSRSCVKIVNKKDVYLTEFASETDYLRLKRVRGRHFCFDSSFPDTTTQAEVYSTTTSDLVEGVLQGRNGTVFCYGATGAGKTYTMLGTMESPGVMVLAIKDLFTKVRQRSHDGNHSIQLSYLEVYNETVRDLLSPGRPLLLREDKQGTVAAGLTHYRAYSTDEVMKLLQQGNQNRTTEPTRVNETSSRSHAILQVIVEYRSIDGGSIVTRVGKLSLIDLAGSERALATDQRTQRSIEGANINRSLLALSSCINALVEGKKHIPYRNSKLTQLLKDSLGGSCNTVMIANISPSNLSFGETQNTLHWADRAKEIKTKALTTANEEVLRVTDSETDQAKLVLELQKENSELRQQLARQQQKLLTVQAQTLASNASPQQSPAPSAQISTPCSTQRKVKRSILAGNCFNTPDSKRPAAENAQVRDLQRKVKAMEAEIEKMKKEHLLQLKQKDEFIRDLINRKTSNVPEAATCERRVATRASVRKAQKDAAAAGELRSPSHRFTSPVPTAKKRTFWDIGGNSPSTLAVNGRKTRSHVAAETPKGTSMLLQPGFARQRAIH